In Blastopirellula sp. J2-11, a single genomic region encodes these proteins:
- a CDS encoding PSD1 and planctomycete cytochrome C domain-containing protein, which yields MMSRGIATALLFVLCGTCSAQAELHFESDVRGIFKKHCFHCHGEEEHAEGGLDLRLVRWMLEGGDSGAAIVAGQPAESLLYQRLESHEMPPDESKQLSQEELTVVKQWISAGAKTARPEPMTLGDEYLITAEERAHWSFQPIQRPTVPAVQHAEDAANPIDAFLLAKLERHGHRFSPRATPEKLVRRLTLDLHGLSPEAELVAEFSANSGEADWSKLVDKLLASPHYGERWGRHWLDVAGYADSEGYSDIDAERPHAWRYRDYVIRAFNDNKPFDRFIAEQLAGDELITTPLNDLSPDDVELLSATGFLRMAPDGTGGAVDDVNLARNDTIADTVHIVSSSLMAMTLSCAQCHDHRYDPISHADYFRFRAIFEPALDWQKWKRPNQRLVSLNTEADRKAAAEIESEAKLIDAAVAEKRAEFIQATFDEQLEKVPVESHELARAAHATAAAKRTAEQKGIFQKYPHLNVTAGSLYLYNKKAADELKKMGEEAAKIRAAKPKQQFVRALTEVPGQVPTTRLFYRGDYAQPKQELQPAGLTVVREAAGLAEIPVRSSSLPTTGRRLALAEYLTDPKHPLTARAIVNRVWMHHFGVGLVTTPNDFGVLGELPTHPKLLDWLAAEFIESDWDMKHLHRLILSSNAWRQQVRNNPALQELDPDNHWYGGARLRRLEAEVIRDSLLRISGELNPKQFGPPIPVMPDKVGRIVVGKENLNAGRPGKVIDMQGEDLRRSIYVQVRRSRPLSLMETFDQPAMSPNCDQRRPSTNATQSLLMLNSEQLIHRSRQTAARLIQERSDEQQQQLELAWRLIYCRPLEAAELAGAQSFVNQLTESLASQPAYQTKGDKPPAKSAEEEALAVLCQVLLSSNEFLYVQ from the coding sequence ATGATGTCTCGTGGAATCGCCACGGCGTTGCTGTTTGTTCTTTGCGGAACCTGCTCGGCCCAGGCCGAGCTTCATTTCGAATCGGATGTCCGCGGGATCTTCAAGAAGCATTGCTTTCATTGTCACGGCGAAGAAGAGCATGCCGAAGGTGGTCTCGACTTGCGGCTGGTTCGCTGGATGCTTGAAGGAGGCGACTCTGGCGCTGCGATTGTCGCTGGCCAGCCAGCAGAAAGTTTGCTCTACCAGCGGCTCGAGTCTCACGAGATGCCGCCCGACGAAAGCAAACAGCTTTCGCAAGAAGAGTTGACTGTTGTGAAGCAGTGGATTTCGGCCGGCGCCAAAACCGCGCGACCAGAGCCAATGACGCTCGGCGACGAATACCTGATCACCGCCGAGGAGCGAGCTCACTGGTCTTTTCAGCCCATTCAACGGCCGACGGTTCCTGCGGTACAACATGCCGAGGATGCGGCCAATCCGATCGATGCATTTTTGCTGGCCAAGTTGGAGCGGCATGGCCATCGCTTCAGCCCACGAGCGACGCCTGAAAAGCTGGTCCGACGACTGACATTGGATCTGCATGGGCTTTCTCCAGAAGCAGAGTTGGTCGCCGAGTTTTCAGCAAACAGCGGCGAAGCGGATTGGAGTAAGTTGGTCGACAAACTGCTCGCGTCACCGCATTACGGAGAGCGATGGGGACGGCATTGGTTGGATGTCGCAGGCTACGCCGATAGCGAAGGGTATAGCGATATCGACGCCGAACGCCCGCATGCGTGGCGCTATCGCGACTATGTGATTCGTGCGTTTAACGACAACAAGCCGTTTGATCGATTCATTGCAGAACAATTGGCCGGCGACGAATTGATCACCACTCCGCTCAACGATCTTTCTCCCGACGATGTCGAGCTGCTGTCGGCGACCGGCTTCTTGCGGATGGCGCCTGACGGAACCGGCGGCGCCGTCGACGACGTTAATCTGGCGAGAAACGACACGATCGCAGATACGGTGCACATCGTCTCTTCCTCGTTAATGGCGATGACGCTGTCTTGCGCTCAGTGCCATGACCATCGGTACGATCCCATTTCGCATGCTGACTATTTTCGCTTTCGCGCGATCTTTGAGCCGGCGCTCGACTGGCAAAAATGGAAGCGCCCCAACCAGCGTCTTGTTTCTCTGAATACGGAAGCAGATCGCAAAGCGGCCGCCGAGATCGAGTCGGAGGCCAAGTTGATTGACGCCGCTGTCGCCGAAAAGCGAGCCGAGTTCATTCAAGCGACATTCGACGAACAGTTAGAGAAAGTCCCTGTCGAATCGCACGAACTTGCCAGAGCAGCGCATGCGACCGCAGCCGCCAAGCGGACGGCGGAACAAAAGGGGATCTTTCAAAAGTATCCCCATCTCAACGTCACTGCAGGCTCCCTTTATCTCTACAACAAAAAAGCGGCCGACGAGCTGAAAAAAATGGGGGAAGAAGCGGCCAAGATCCGCGCCGCCAAACCAAAGCAGCAGTTCGTTCGCGCACTGACCGAAGTGCCTGGCCAAGTGCCGACGACGCGTCTCTTTTATCGTGGCGACTACGCCCAACCGAAGCAAGAGCTGCAGCCTGCCGGTTTAACGGTCGTCCGCGAAGCAGCCGGTTTAGCGGAGATTCCGGTTCGTTCTTCCAGTTTACCGACGACCGGCAGACGATTGGCCCTGGCCGAATATCTGACCGATCCCAAGCACCCGCTGACGGCTCGCGCGATTGTGAATCGAGTTTGGATGCATCACTTTGGGGTCGGGCTTGTGACCACGCCCAACGATTTTGGCGTCTTGGGAGAACTGCCGACGCACCCCAAACTGCTCGATTGGCTGGCTGCTGAGTTTATCGAGAGCGACTGGGATATGAAACATTTGCATCGACTCATTCTCTCATCGAACGCCTGGCGACAACAGGTTCGCAACAACCCCGCGTTGCAAGAGCTTGACCCCGATAATCATTGGTACGGCGGAGCTCGTTTGCGACGCTTAGAGGCCGAGGTGATTCGCGATAGTCTGTTAAGGATTTCGGGAGAGTTGAATCCCAAGCAGTTTGGGCCGCCGATTCCGGTCATGCCAGACAAGGTGGGGCGGATCGTCGTAGGCAAGGAAAATCTGAACGCTGGGCGCCCTGGAAAAGTCATTGACATGCAGGGAGAGGATCTCCGCCGCAGCATCTATGTGCAAGTTCGCCGCAGCCGTCCCCTCAGCTTGATGGAGACCTTCGACCAACCGGCGATGAGCCCTAATTGCGATCAACGTCGTCCTTCGACCAACGCAACCCAATCGTTGCTGATGTTGAACAGCGAACAACTGATCCACCGTTCTCGTCAAACGGCGGCTCGACTGATTCAAGAGCGGTCCGACGAGCAACAGCAGCAGCTTGAACTCGCGTGGCGGCTGATCTATTGTCGTCCGCTGGAAGCGGCGGAGCTCGCCGGCGCCCAGTCGTTTGTCAACCAACTGACCGAGAGTCTAGCGTCGCAACCCGCCTATCAAACGAAGGGTGACAAGCCGCCGGCAAAATCGGCGGAAGAGGAAGCGTTGGCGGTTTTATGTCAGGTGCTGCTTAGCTCCAACGAATTTCTGTATGTGCAGTAG
- a CDS encoding DUF1501 domain-containing protein, whose product MNSPLDHAVGSRRHFLATSAMSVSSLAFAWFQQQEALAAEQSKPATEPQVFDTTPKVPPAPPQAKAMISLWMQGGPSHHDLFDPKPEMAKYDGQAFPGELKQDNAAQASSKVFASPWKFTPSGQCGMELSELLPHTQKVADDICLIRSMKTGVNNHGQSIRALQSGRISAGRPTLGSWLTYALGSAADNLPAFVALIDPGQLPVLGVENWSNGWLPSIYQGTVVRPTEPRILDLTPPTHLKGKTQTQAIEFLQKLNAKHLEQFSDVSDLQARMASYELAAKMQMAATDALDLSQETEATKKMYGIDQKETAEYGSRCLIARRLVERGVRFVQVYTANQLWDSHGSIISRLPAACQKVDKPSAALVADLRQRGLLDSTVVHWGGEMGRLPVVQNDAGRAKAGRDHNTHGFSMWVAGGGFRSGYVHGKTDEWGHKAVEGVVNHFDYHATLLHLLGLDHQTMSFRRGEREQTLTDGQPAQIIRELLA is encoded by the coding sequence ATGAATTCTCCACTCGACCACGCAGTTGGAAGTCGTCGGCACTTTCTCGCGACCAGCGCGATGAGCGTCAGTTCGCTGGCCTTCGCCTGGTTTCAGCAGCAAGAAGCGTTGGCGGCCGAACAGTCGAAACCGGCGACAGAGCCGCAGGTATTTGACACCACGCCGAAGGTTCCACCCGCGCCTCCTCAAGCCAAAGCGATGATTTCGTTATGGATGCAGGGAGGGCCAAGCCATCACGACCTGTTCGATCCGAAGCCCGAAATGGCGAAGTACGATGGTCAGGCGTTCCCCGGCGAACTCAAACAAGACAACGCCGCCCAAGCAAGCTCGAAGGTCTTTGCTTCCCCCTGGAAGTTTACACCCAGCGGTCAGTGCGGTATGGAGCTTTCCGAACTGCTGCCGCACACGCAAAAGGTGGCCGACGACATCTGTCTCATTCGCTCGATGAAGACCGGCGTCAACAATCACGGCCAGTCGATCCGCGCCCTGCAAAGCGGCCGAATCTCCGCCGGCCGACCGACGCTCGGCAGTTGGTTGACCTACGCGTTGGGGAGCGCGGCTGACAATCTGCCGGCGTTTGTCGCGTTGATTGATCCCGGTCAATTGCCGGTCTTGGGGGTCGAAAATTGGTCGAACGGTTGGTTGCCGTCGATCTATCAAGGAACGGTCGTTCGTCCGACCGAGCCGCGGATTCTCGACCTGACGCCGCCGACGCATCTGAAGGGAAAAACGCAGACGCAAGCGATCGAATTTTTGCAGAAATTGAATGCGAAGCATCTGGAGCAGTTCTCCGACGTTTCCGATCTCCAGGCGCGGATGGCTAGTTACGAACTTGCCGCCAAAATGCAAATGGCCGCTACCGACGCTCTAGATCTCTCTCAGGAAACCGAGGCGACCAAGAAGATGTACGGCATCGATCAAAAGGAGACCGCCGAGTATGGGAGTCGTTGTTTGATTGCGCGCCGGCTGGTCGAACGCGGCGTCCGCTTCGTGCAGGTCTATACCGCCAATCAACTTTGGGATAGTCACGGCAGCATCATCTCGCGTCTTCCGGCGGCGTGTCAGAAGGTCGATAAACCTTCGGCGGCGCTGGTCGCCGATCTGAGGCAGCGGGGGCTGCTCGATTCGACGGTCGTTCACTGGGGAGGCGAAATGGGACGTCTGCCGGTGGTGCAAAACGACGCCGGCCGCGCGAAGGCGGGCCGTGATCACAACACGCATGGATTCAGCATGTGGGTCGCCGGCGGCGGCTTTCGTTCAGGTTACGTTCACGGCAAGACCGACGAGTGGGGGCACAAAGCGGTCGAGGGCGTGGTCAATCATTTCGACTACCACGCGACGCTCCTCCATCTGCTCGGGCTCGATCATCAGACGATGAGCTTCCGCCGCGGTGAGCGCGAGCAAACGTTGACCGACGGTCAGCCGGCTCAAATCATTCGGGAACTACTCGCGTAA
- a CDS encoding YebC/PmpR family DNA-binding transcriptional regulator gives MGRSFENRKHSIAKTAAQKTKLYSKYGKMIYVAAKTGVPDPELNGSLKNMMEKAKREQVPAHVIEKAIEKAKGAGGEDYSESRYEGYGPGGCSVIVDCLTDNPNRTITDVRNCFTKTGSKLGTAGSVGHLFDHLAIFSFKGEGQDQILEAMLEADVNVEDVEEENGQLTVFAAASDYFKTKQALQETLPDVDFDIQEIAFVPQARTELSGDDVKMFDKFMDLLHDCEDVQNVYHNAQLPDQE, from the coding sequence ATGGGACGAAGTTTCGAGAATCGGAAGCACTCTATCGCCAAGACGGCGGCTCAGAAGACCAAGCTCTATTCCAAGTATGGGAAAATGATCTATGTCGCCGCTAAAACCGGCGTTCCCGACCCAGAGTTGAACGGGTCGCTGAAGAACATGATGGAAAAGGCCAAACGCGAGCAGGTCCCGGCCCACGTGATCGAGAAAGCGATCGAAAAAGCCAAAGGCGCCGGCGGCGAGGATTATTCGGAATCGCGGTACGAAGGTTATGGGCCCGGCGGATGTTCGGTGATTGTCGACTGTCTGACCGACAATCCCAACCGCACCATCACCGACGTACGAAACTGCTTTACCAAGACCGGGTCGAAGCTGGGAACCGCCGGTTCGGTCGGGCATTTATTTGATCACCTGGCGATCTTCTCCTTCAAAGGCGAGGGGCAGGATCAGATTTTGGAAGCGATGCTCGAAGCGGACGTCAACGTCGAGGACGTCGAAGAGGAGAACGGTCAGCTGACCGTATTCGCCGCCGCCAGCGACTATTTCAAAACCAAGCAAGCGTTGCAAGAAACGTTGCCGGATGTCGATTTCGATATCCAAGAAATCGCCTTCGTCCCCCAAGCGCGCACCGAATTGAGCGGCGACGACGTCAAAATGTTCGACAAGTTCATGGATCTGCTGCACGACTGCGAGGACGTCCAAAACGTCTATCACAACGCCCAGCTGCCGGACCAGGAATAG